The Georgenia faecalis genome includes a window with the following:
- a CDS encoding beta-N-acetylglucosaminidase domain-containing protein has product MPIAVLLAAALPGAGAAAALDVPAAARAAAPLAAAAGATPAAPPGAAQLAPADRLIPQPREADLAGATVTVPDAVSLVVDGEVDERVLAEARAVLTDLGVTDIDEIPVGEEPQDDFVLAVADAPSTQVTEALAQLGTTPADPATPEGYALAVGPLGPVTAVVVAGVDPAGAFHGLQTLRQLATVGDASTTLERGTVRDWPEFGLRGVIEGFYGEPWSHEDRLTVIDFLGDVKGNSYVYAPKDDPYHLERWREPYPAAELAELAELVEASEAELVEFIFTVSPGQDICYSDPDDVDALLAKMDAMWDVGVRQFGIFFDDIDLELDCAADVAAYAGSASPAADAQTDLLDTVLAEFIEARPEAQALLTVPTEYSGTGESEYKTVFAAEAPADVVVYWTGPDVVADTITAEQATEAAALWDHPLAIWDNYPVNDFAPARLFMGPLIGRDAGLAELGVLGFSANPMNQARASEVPLATVHDYLWNPAGYDPDTSWDAALELVGGDAVDALRVFAENNYGSDIGHPANPVLAGLVEDFTTAWDAGTDPEAAAEPLLAYLEAMAAVPADLAAGLDADFVAEVAPWSTKLGAYGEAGAAAVRSLLADAADDQTTAWQERQALEEAAARAEALDVDVTGGIMAEFLAWARDASRLVTLTEPDDGATFDVGADIALAAEVRSGDVAIDEVAFYAGTELIGVDNTAPYEVTWADAGEGMPSLYAVATDAAGTAVDSGIVRVTVGDPAPVLLVVGPPEGMATADAAGDLATQQRIEFLGYPVEVALAPEATTADAEGKAAVVVSESVSSGDVTTKFRDVAVPVGVYEHFLYDDMGMADAPNLAFTATDVEVVNPDSPLAAGTSGAVRIYQRAGITGYGTPSAEADVVAVVPGTPEQAVVFGYDEGDALIGLDAPARRLGLPYVDDATGVLTPEGQAMFDAAIDWLVNGVEEPTPTPTPTEPTPDPTTPVPTEPTPGPTTPGAPTAPGTPGGGALPDTGAPVSALVLLAILGLVAGGAVLALRRGGAQGS; this is encoded by the coding sequence GTGCCGATCGCAGTGCTACTGGCAGCGGCCCTCCCGGGCGCCGGCGCGGCCGCCGCCCTTGACGTGCCGGCCGCCGCCCGCGCCGCGGCCCCGCTCGCCGCCGCGGCCGGCGCCACGCCGGCCGCCCCGCCCGGCGCCGCCCAGCTCGCTCCCGCCGACCGCCTCATCCCACAGCCGCGCGAGGCCGACCTCGCCGGGGCGACGGTCACGGTCCCCGACGCGGTGAGCCTCGTCGTCGACGGCGAGGTCGACGAGCGCGTGCTGGCCGAGGCCCGCGCCGTGCTCACCGACCTCGGCGTGACGGACATCGACGAGATCCCCGTCGGCGAGGAGCCGCAGGACGACTTCGTCCTCGCCGTCGCCGACGCACCCTCCACCCAGGTCACCGAGGCGCTCGCCCAGCTCGGCACCACGCCGGCGGACCCCGCCACACCGGAGGGCTATGCGCTCGCCGTCGGCCCGCTAGGCCCGGTGACCGCCGTCGTCGTCGCCGGTGTCGACCCCGCGGGCGCCTTCCACGGGCTGCAGACGCTGCGCCAGCTCGCCACGGTCGGCGACGCGAGCACCACCCTCGAGCGGGGCACCGTCCGCGACTGGCCGGAGTTCGGCCTGCGCGGCGTCATCGAGGGCTTCTACGGCGAGCCCTGGTCCCACGAGGACCGCCTCACCGTCATCGACTTCCTCGGCGACGTCAAGGGCAACAGCTACGTCTACGCCCCCAAGGACGACCCGTACCACCTCGAGCGCTGGCGCGAGCCCTACCCCGCGGCGGAGCTCGCGGAGCTGGCCGAGCTCGTCGAGGCGTCCGAGGCCGAGCTCGTCGAGTTCATCTTCACCGTCTCGCCCGGCCAGGACATCTGCTACTCCGACCCGGACGACGTCGATGCCCTGCTCGCCAAGATGGACGCAATGTGGGACGTGGGCGTGCGCCAGTTCGGCATCTTCTTCGACGACATCGACCTCGAGCTCGACTGCGCCGCCGACGTCGCCGCCTACGCCGGGTCCGCCAGCCCCGCGGCCGACGCCCAGACCGACCTCCTCGACACCGTGCTCGCCGAGTTCATCGAGGCCCGGCCCGAGGCCCAGGCGCTCCTCACCGTGCCCACCGAGTACTCCGGCACGGGGGAGAGCGAGTACAAGACCGTCTTCGCCGCCGAGGCGCCCGCGGACGTCGTCGTCTACTGGACGGGCCCCGACGTCGTCGCCGACACCATCACCGCCGAGCAGGCCACCGAGGCCGCCGCGCTGTGGGACCACCCGCTGGCCATCTGGGACAACTACCCGGTCAACGACTTCGCGCCCGCGCGCCTGTTCATGGGCCCGCTCATCGGCCGCGACGCCGGCCTCGCCGAGCTGGGCGTCCTCGGCTTCTCCGCCAACCCGATGAACCAGGCCCGCGCCTCCGAGGTCCCGCTCGCCACCGTCCACGACTACCTGTGGAACCCCGCCGGCTACGACCCGGACACGTCCTGGGACGCGGCGCTCGAGCTCGTCGGCGGCGACGCCGTCGACGCCCTGCGGGTCTTCGCCGAGAACAACTACGGCTCCGACATCGGCCACCCGGCCAACCCGGTCCTCGCCGGGCTGGTCGAGGACTTCACCACCGCATGGGACGCCGGTACCGACCCGGAGGCCGCGGCCGAGCCGCTCCTCGCCTACCTCGAGGCGATGGCCGCCGTCCCGGCCGACCTCGCCGCCGGCCTCGACGCGGACTTCGTCGCCGAGGTCGCGCCCTGGTCGACCAAGCTCGGCGCCTACGGCGAGGCCGGTGCGGCCGCCGTCCGCTCCCTCCTCGCCGACGCCGCCGACGACCAGACCACCGCGTGGCAGGAGCGCCAGGCGCTCGAGGAGGCCGCCGCCCGTGCGGAGGCCCTCGACGTCGACGTCACCGGCGGGATCATGGCGGAGTTCCTCGCCTGGGCCCGCGACGCCAGCCGTCTCGTCACGCTCACCGAGCCCGACGACGGCGCCACGTTCGACGTCGGCGCGGACATCGCGCTGGCAGCGGAGGTCCGCTCCGGCGACGTCGCCATCGACGAGGTCGCCTTCTACGCCGGCACCGAGCTCATCGGCGTCGACAACACCGCCCCCTACGAGGTGACCTGGGCCGACGCGGGTGAGGGGATGCCCAGCCTGTACGCCGTCGCCACCGACGCCGCGGGCACCGCCGTCGACTCCGGCATCGTGCGTGTGACGGTGGGGGACCCGGCGCCGGTGCTCCTCGTCGTCGGGCCGCCCGAGGGCATGGCGACCGCCGACGCCGCGGGCGACCTCGCCACGCAGCAGCGCATCGAGTTCCTCGGCTACCCCGTCGAGGTCGCCCTCGCGCCGGAGGCCACCACGGCCGACGCCGAGGGCAAGGCCGCCGTCGTCGTCAGCGAGTCGGTCTCCTCCGGCGACGTGACGACGAAGTTCCGCGACGTCGCCGTCCCGGTCGGGGTCTACGAGCACTTCCTCTACGACGACATGGGCATGGCGGACGCCCCGAACCTCGCCTTCACGGCGACGGACGTCGAGGTCGTCAACCCCGACAGCCCGCTGGCGGCGGGGACGAGCGGCGCCGTGCGGATCTACCAGCGCGCGGGCATCACCGGGTACGGGACGCCGTCGGCGGAGGCCGACGTCGTCGCCGTCGTGCCCGGCACGCCCGAGCAGGCGGTGGTCTTCGGCTATGACGAGGGCGACGCGCTCATCGGTCTCGACGCCCCGGCGCGCCGCCTCGGCCTGCCGTACGTCGACGACGCGACCGGCGTCCTCACCCCCGAGGGCCAGGCCATGTTCGACGCCGCCATCGACTGGCTCGTCAACGGGGTCGAGGAGCCGACGCCCACGCCCACCCCCACGGAGCCGACGCCCGACCCGACCACTCCCGTGCCGACCGAGCCCACACCCGGCCCGACGACGCCGGGTGCCCCGACGGCGCCCGGCACGCCGGGCGGGGGAGCGCTGCCCGACACCGGTGCGCCGGTGAGCGCCCTGGTGCTCCTCGCGATCCTCGGCCTGGTCGCCGGCGGGGCGGTGCTGGCGCTGCGGAGGGGTGGGGCTCAGGGCTCCTGA
- a CDS encoding winged helix-turn-helix transcriptional regulator: protein MELEGALALRGDQPVGRYCPIERVLGLISTRSSILLLREAFYGATRFETFAARTGLTEATTAKKLRDFVDAGVLETQPYQRPGERRRAEYVLTESGRDLLPAVFALLQWGNAHDPPPYPPSLHHQGCGEPVEIVARCSAGHEVGGDDIVVSAPGPFGLDDPQEP from the coding sequence ATGGAACTCGAAGGTGCGCTGGCGCTACGCGGCGACCAGCCCGTCGGGCGCTACTGCCCCATCGAACGCGTCCTCGGCCTCATCAGCACCCGCTCGTCGATCCTCCTCCTGCGCGAGGCCTTCTACGGAGCGACCCGGTTCGAGACGTTCGCCGCCCGGACCGGCCTCACCGAGGCCACCACCGCCAAGAAGCTGCGCGACTTCGTCGACGCCGGAGTGCTCGAGACGCAGCCGTACCAGCGACCCGGCGAACGGCGCCGGGCGGAGTACGTCCTCACCGAGAGTGGCCGGGACCTGCTCCCGGCCGTGTTCGCCCTGCTCCAGTGGGGCAACGCGCACGACCCGCCGCCGTACCCGCCGTCGCTCCACCACCAGGGCTGTGGCGAGCCGGTGGAGATCGTCGCCCGGTGCTCGGCCGGGCACGAGGTCGGCGGTGACGACATCGTCGTCAGTGCCCCGGGACCGTTCGGCCTGGACGATCCTCAGGAGCCCTGA
- a CDS encoding alpha/beta hydrolase: MSEQPRPDTVVLVHGLWMTPRSWEHWVRYYEDKGLRVLAPGYPGFEIEVEALRENPDVIARLGVPETVDHLASVVAGVDVPPILIGHSFGGTLTQLLLAHGLGSAAVVIDSAPTEGVHVTPLSQARSLLPALRNPANRHKAVGFTPEEFHYAFTNTLTEEESRAVWDRYHIPAPGSWIWAYGLVANVKPGRQETWVDYSADRAPLLFIAGEKDHIMPPSVNRSNAKHYSRSPAVTEYYEFAGRDHWTCAAPGWEAVADHALEWALRHATTRRKASTT; the protein is encoded by the coding sequence ATGAGTGAGCAACCCCGCCCCGACACCGTGGTGCTGGTGCACGGGCTCTGGATGACCCCGCGCAGCTGGGAGCACTGGGTCCGGTACTACGAGGACAAGGGCCTGCGGGTCCTCGCACCCGGCTACCCGGGATTCGAGATCGAGGTCGAGGCCCTGCGGGAGAACCCCGACGTCATCGCCCGGCTCGGCGTCCCCGAGACCGTGGACCACCTGGCATCGGTGGTCGCGGGCGTCGACGTCCCGCCGATCCTCATCGGCCACTCCTTCGGTGGCACCCTCACCCAGCTCCTCCTCGCGCACGGGCTGGGGTCGGCCGCCGTCGTCATCGACTCCGCCCCGACGGAGGGGGTGCACGTCACCCCCCTCTCCCAGGCCCGGTCCCTCCTCCCCGCGCTGAGGAACCCCGCCAACCGGCACAAGGCCGTGGGGTTCACCCCCGAGGAGTTCCACTACGCCTTCACCAACACCCTCACGGAGGAGGAGTCCCGGGCGGTGTGGGACCGCTACCACATCCCCGCACCGGGGAGCTGGATCTGGGCCTACGGCCTCGTCGCGAACGTCAAGCCCGGGCGCCAGGAGACGTGGGTGGACTACTCCGCGGACCGGGCCCCGCTGCTCTTCATCGCCGGCGAGAAGGACCACATCATGCCGCCCTCGGTGAACCGGTCGAACGCCAAGCACTACTCGCGGTCGCCGGCGGTCACCGAGTACTACGAGTTCGCCGGCCGCGACCACTGGACCTGCGCCGCGCCGGGCTGGGAGGCGGTCGCCGACCACGCGCTGGAGTGGGCGCTGCGCCACGCGACCACCCGGCGCAAGGCGTCCACGACCTGA
- a CDS encoding alpha-glucosidase: MRDPEWWKSAVVYQIYPRSFADSDGDGVGDLRGIIDRLDHLVALGVDVIWLSPIYRSPQDDNGYDISDYEDVDPSFGTLEDIDALIAAVHERGMKLVMDLVVNHTSDEHAWFEESRSGTDSPKRDWYWWRPPREGHEGGTPGAEPTNWESFFSGSTWEWDAATGEYYLHLFSRKQPDLNWENPEVRQAVYAMMRWWVDRGVDGFRMDVINLVSKELRPDGSLPDGVVRSGRFGDGSPYYTAGPRIHEFLAEMHAEALADKALLTVGEMPGVTIEQARAFTDPARREVNMVFTFEHMGLDHGPGGKWDQRPLRLTDLKANLAAWQEGLADVGWNSLYWNNHDQPRIVSRFGDDSPEHRVTSAKTLGTVLHMLRGTPYVYQGEELGMTNVDFRRIEEFRDVETLNHYRHALGDGASPEALLAGIRPVSRDNARTPMQWDASANAGFTTGEPWIAVNPNHTEINAEAARADAGSVFHHYRRLIEVRRAHDVVVHGDFALLLPGDEQVFAYTRSLDGQTLLVVANMSGEPADVELEGQADHLAGEVLLSTHDDGAPAEGERVRLAPWESRVLLRR; this comes from the coding sequence GTGCGCGACCCGGAGTGGTGGAAGTCCGCCGTCGTCTACCAGATCTACCCGCGGTCCTTCGCGGACTCCGACGGCGACGGCGTCGGCGACCTGCGCGGCATCATCGACCGCCTCGACCACCTGGTCGCGCTCGGCGTCGACGTCATCTGGCTCTCGCCGATCTACCGCTCGCCGCAGGACGACAACGGCTACGACATCAGCGACTACGAGGACGTCGACCCGTCCTTCGGCACGCTGGAGGACATCGACGCCCTCATCGCTGCGGTCCACGAGCGCGGGATGAAGCTCGTCATGGACCTCGTCGTCAACCACACCTCCGACGAGCACGCGTGGTTCGAGGAGTCCCGGTCGGGCACGGACAGCCCCAAGCGCGACTGGTACTGGTGGCGCCCGCCGCGCGAGGGCCACGAGGGCGGTACGCCCGGCGCCGAGCCGACGAACTGGGAGTCCTTCTTCTCGGGGTCCACCTGGGAGTGGGACGCGGCCACGGGGGAGTACTACCTCCACCTGTTCAGCCGGAAGCAGCCGGACCTCAACTGGGAGAACCCCGAGGTCCGCCAGGCGGTCTACGCGATGATGCGCTGGTGGGTCGACCGGGGGGTCGACGGCTTCCGGATGGACGTCATCAACCTCGTCTCCAAGGAGCTGCGCCCTGACGGATCGCTGCCCGACGGCGTCGTGCGCTCCGGCCGGTTCGGGGACGGCTCGCCGTACTACACCGCCGGCCCCCGCATCCACGAGTTCCTCGCCGAGATGCACGCCGAGGCGCTCGCCGACAAGGCGCTGCTCACCGTGGGGGAGATGCCCGGCGTCACCATCGAGCAGGCGCGGGCCTTCACCGACCCCGCCCGCCGCGAGGTGAACATGGTCTTCACCTTCGAGCACATGGGCCTGGACCACGGCCCGGGCGGCAAGTGGGACCAGCGCCCGCTGCGGCTCACCGACCTCAAGGCCAACCTCGCCGCGTGGCAGGAGGGCCTGGCCGACGTCGGCTGGAACTCCCTGTACTGGAACAACCACGACCAGCCGCGCATCGTCTCCCGCTTCGGCGACGACTCCCCCGAGCACCGGGTCACCTCGGCGAAGACGCTCGGCACCGTCCTGCACATGCTGCGCGGCACGCCGTACGTCTACCAGGGCGAGGAGCTGGGGATGACGAACGTCGACTTCCGGCGCATCGAGGAGTTCCGCGACGTCGAGACCCTCAACCACTACCGCCACGCCCTGGGCGACGGCGCATCGCCCGAGGCGCTCCTGGCCGGCATCCGCCCGGTCTCCCGGGACAACGCCCGCACGCCCATGCAGTGGGACGCGTCGGCGAACGCCGGGTTCACCACGGGCGAGCCGTGGATCGCGGTCAACCCCAACCACACGGAGATCAACGCGGAGGCGGCGCGCGCCGACGCCGGGTCGGTGTTCCACCACTACCGCCGTCTCATCGAGGTCCGGCGCGCGCACGACGTCGTCGTCCACGGCGACTTCGCGCTCCTCCTGCCGGGCGACGAGCAGGTCTTTGCCTACACGCGCTCGCTCGACGGGCAGACGCTCCTCGTCGTGGCGAACATGTCGGGCGAGCCGGCCGACGTCGAGCTCGAGGGCCAGGCCGACCACCTGGCCGGGGAGGTGCTGCTGTCCACGCACGACGACGGCGCCCCGGCCGAGGGGGAGCGGGTCCGGCTGGCGCCGTGGGAGTCGCGGGTGCTGCTCAGGCGTTGA
- a CDS encoding aldo/keto reductase yields the protein MEHRTLGRTGTVVSVHALGTMTFGAESDEATSGEIMTAYVEAGGNFFDTADVYSAGGSEEIIGRWLAAHPTEAAQVVLATKGRFAMGAGPNDVGLSRRHLRDALDASLRRLGVEHVDLYQMHAWDAVTPVEETLRFLDDAVRAGKISYYGFSNYTGWQLTKAVHVAAASGFTAPATLQPQYSLLVRGIEHETVPAALDAGVGLLPWSPLAGGWLTGKYERDVMPTGATRLGENPTRGMEAWEARNANERTWRVIDAVRAVADARGVSMSQVALAWVAARPAVTSVILGARTTRQLADNLAAADLVLTAEEMQALTEASAPEVDDYPYGTAGVAQRHRAVPGADA from the coding sequence GTGGAGCACCGCACCCTGGGACGGACCGGCACGGTGGTGTCCGTGCACGCACTGGGCACGATGACGTTCGGCGCCGAGTCGGACGAGGCGACCTCCGGCGAGATCATGACGGCCTACGTCGAGGCGGGGGGCAACTTCTTCGACACCGCGGACGTCTACTCCGCGGGCGGCTCGGAGGAGATCATCGGCCGCTGGCTCGCCGCGCACCCGACGGAGGCGGCCCAGGTGGTGCTCGCGACGAAGGGCCGGTTCGCGATGGGCGCGGGACCCAACGACGTCGGACTCTCGCGCCGTCACCTGCGCGACGCCCTCGACGCCTCGTTGCGCCGGCTGGGCGTCGAGCACGTCGACCTCTACCAGATGCACGCGTGGGACGCGGTGACGCCCGTGGAGGAGACGCTGCGCTTCCTGGACGACGCCGTCCGCGCCGGGAAGATCTCCTACTACGGCTTCTCGAACTACACCGGGTGGCAGCTCACCAAGGCCGTCCACGTCGCGGCGGCCAGCGGCTTTACCGCACCGGCGACGCTCCAGCCGCAGTACAGCCTCCTCGTGCGCGGCATCGAGCACGAGACCGTCCCGGCGGCCCTCGACGCCGGCGTCGGCCTCCTCCCGTGGTCGCCGCTCGCGGGCGGCTGGCTGACCGGGAAGTACGAGCGGGACGTCATGCCCACCGGCGCCACCCGGCTCGGGGAGAACCCGACCCGCGGGATGGAGGCGTGGGAGGCGCGGAACGCGAACGAGCGGACGTGGCGGGTCATCGACGCCGTCCGTGCGGTGGCGGATGCTCGTGGCGTCTCGATGTCGCAGGTGGCGCTCGCGTGGGTGGCGGCACGACCGGCGGTGACCTCGGTGATCCTCGGCGCCCGGACGACGCGCCAGCTCGCCGACAACCTCGCTGCGGCCGACCTCGTTCTCACCGCGGAGGAGATGCAGGCGCTGACCGAGGCCAGCGCTCCGGAGGTGGACGACTACCCCTACGGCACGGCCGGCGTCGCGCAGCGCCACCGCGCGGTTCCCGGCGCGGACGCGTAG
- a CDS encoding PLDc N-terminal domain-containing protein — MELLVIIALLPLALAVAATVNVVRGGAPLRTVDVAWLLLIWLVPVVGPLLWFVAGRRTPMSAPR, encoded by the coding sequence ATGGAGCTCTTGGTGATCATTGCGCTGCTGCCGCTGGCGCTTGCCGTCGCGGCGACCGTCAACGTGGTCCGGGGAGGCGCACCGCTCCGCACCGTCGACGTCGCCTGGCTGCTGCTCATCTGGCTCGTCCCCGTCGTCGGGCCACTCCTCTGGTTCGTCGCCGGCCGCCGGACGCCCATGTCGGCCCCCCGCTAA
- a CDS encoding ABC transporter substrate-binding protein, with amino-acid sequence MSRSLAPAAVAAAAVLTLAACSTTSTGGSDDHTSHDATTAASDAFPVTVEHAFGETTIEEQPERVATISWVNADVAIALGVAPVGMPAEEFGGTPELSTPWKDEALAELGAEVGSENGPTLYSEADGIAFEDIAELAPDVILAAYSGLTQEEYDRLSEIAPVVAYPEVAFGTPWQESTRLIGEALGLADEAEQLVEDTEAQIAEAAAEHPEIEGKSFIYANLDPANASVINLFTSLDNRSKFLESIGMVEAPVVTEAGGEAFYIEWSAERADELASDVLVAWVPSEEAVAQIEADPLLGQIPAIAAGAFVPSANDTLTIAVSAASPLSLPWALDEVLPDIAEAARAAEAGGDAGAEETDGR; translated from the coding sequence GTGTCCCGATCCCTCGCGCCCGCTGCCGTCGCCGCTGCTGCTGTCCTCACCCTCGCCGCCTGCAGCACCACCTCGACCGGCGGCAGTGACGACCACACCAGCCACGACGCCACGACCGCGGCCTCCGACGCCTTCCCCGTCACCGTCGAGCACGCCTTCGGCGAGACGACGATCGAGGAGCAGCCCGAGCGCGTCGCGACCATCTCCTGGGTGAACGCGGACGTCGCCATCGCCCTCGGCGTCGCGCCGGTCGGCATGCCGGCCGAGGAGTTCGGCGGCACCCCGGAGCTGTCCACCCCGTGGAAGGACGAGGCGCTGGCCGAGCTCGGCGCGGAGGTCGGCAGCGAGAACGGCCCGACCCTGTACTCCGAGGCCGACGGCATCGCCTTCGAGGACATCGCCGAGCTCGCCCCCGACGTCATCCTCGCCGCCTACTCCGGCCTCACGCAGGAGGAGTACGACCGGCTCAGCGAGATCGCCCCCGTCGTCGCCTACCCCGAGGTCGCCTTCGGGACGCCGTGGCAGGAGTCCACCCGGCTCATCGGTGAGGCCCTGGGTCTCGCGGACGAGGCCGAGCAGCTCGTCGAGGACACGGAGGCGCAGATCGCCGAGGCCGCCGCCGAGCACCCCGAGATCGAGGGCAAGTCCTTCATCTACGCCAACCTCGACCCGGCGAACGCCTCGGTCATCAACCTCTTCACCTCGCTCGACAACCGCTCGAAGTTCCTCGAGTCCATCGGCATGGTCGAGGCCCCGGTGGTCACCGAGGCCGGCGGCGAGGCCTTCTACATCGAGTGGTCCGCGGAGCGCGCCGACGAGCTCGCCTCCGACGTCCTCGTCGCCTGGGTCCCCAGCGAGGAGGCCGTCGCGCAGATCGAGGCGGACCCGCTGCTGGGCCAGATCCCGGCCATCGCCGCGGGGGCCTTCGTCCCGAGCGCGAACGACACCCTCACCATCGCCGTGTCGGCCGCCTCCCCGCTGAGCCTGCCGTGGGCGCTCGACGAGGTCCTGCCCGACATCGCCGAGGCCGCCCGCGCCGCTGAGGCCGGCGGCGACGCCGGCGCAGAGGAGACCGACGGCCGGTGA
- a CDS encoding FecCD family ABC transporter permease, with translation MTRSRTAVLVVGAVVLVTAVLASLALGARSVDLSTVLDAVLRPDGAGGAEAVVRSRIPRTGAAILAGAALAVAGTAMQGLTRNPLADPGLLGVNAGAALAVVVAIAALGVTELSGYVWFAFLGAGLAAVVVYGIASLGREGATPVKLALAGAAVGAALSSLTQAVLIGRADVFDAFRFWQVGSVAGRGWDVLVEVLPFIVVGLLLTLALGPVLNGLALGEDVARGLGQRVALTRVVTAVGIVLLCGAATALAGPIAFVGLVVPHVVRGLAGPDYRWILPISLLVGPALVLAADVVGRLVLPPGEVEAGVMVALVGAPGFVWLVRRRRTVTL, from the coding sequence GTGACCCGCTCGCGCACCGCGGTACTCGTGGTCGGCGCCGTCGTGCTCGTCACGGCGGTGCTGGCCTCGCTCGCCCTCGGTGCGCGCTCGGTCGATCTCTCCACGGTCCTCGACGCCGTCCTGCGCCCCGACGGGGCCGGCGGCGCCGAGGCCGTGGTCCGCTCGCGCATCCCCCGCACGGGGGCCGCGATCCTCGCCGGCGCCGCGCTCGCCGTCGCCGGCACGGCGATGCAGGGCCTCACCCGCAACCCGCTCGCCGACCCCGGGCTGCTCGGCGTCAACGCCGGTGCCGCCCTCGCCGTCGTCGTCGCGATCGCCGCGCTCGGGGTGACGGAGCTCAGCGGCTACGTGTGGTTCGCGTTCCTCGGCGCCGGCCTGGCCGCCGTCGTCGTCTACGGCATCGCCAGCCTGGGCCGCGAGGGGGCGACGCCGGTCAAGCTCGCCCTGGCGGGGGCCGCCGTCGGTGCCGCCCTGTCCTCGCTCACCCAGGCCGTGCTCATCGGCCGCGCCGACGTCTTCGACGCCTTCCGGTTCTGGCAGGTGGGCTCGGTCGCCGGCCGCGGGTGGGACGTCCTCGTCGAGGTGCTGCCCTTCATCGTCGTCGGCCTCCTCCTCACCCTCGCGCTCGGCCCCGTCCTCAACGGGCTGGCGTTGGGCGAGGACGTCGCCCGCGGGCTCGGCCAGCGGGTCGCGCTCACCCGGGTGGTGACCGCGGTCGGGATCGTCCTGCTGTGCGGGGCGGCGACGGCGCTCGCCGGGCCGATCGCGTTCGTCGGGCTGGTGGTCCCCCACGTCGTGCGGGGCCTGGCCGGCCCCGACTACCGCTGGATCCTGCCGATCTCCCTGCTCGTCGGTCCCGCCCTCGTCCTCGCCGCCGACGTCGTCGGCCGCCTGGTCCTGCCGCCCGGGGAGGTCGAGGCCGGCGTCATGGTGGCCCTCGTCGGTGCGCCCGGGTTCGTCTGGCTGGTCCGCCGCCGCCGGACGGTGACGCTGTGA
- a CDS encoding FecCD family ABC transporter permease gives MSALLDGAGPGTSTGPRAGAATPAVADAVRAVRRAGRRRHVTVAAVLVVAVLAMALVRLLLGDFTVSFVDFLRILGGAEIPGASFIITESRLPRVAVGAMVGLALGVAGTIFQTMLRNPLASPDILGISLGASAAAVAAIVLAGASGLPVSLAALAGALLVAVGMHALSRSGVVGGDRFILIGIGVAAVMQAVINFLLARTDLRTAQDALVWLSGSLGPANDRRALYLGAALVVLLPATAVLSRRLGVLELGGEVASGLGLRVRPATLGLTVVAVALVAAATAAAGPVAFVAFLAGPIARRLLGGRPSLLLSGLVGALLVLAADYVAAEILPGAVPVGVVTGATGAPFLLWLLATANRGGRSE, from the coding sequence GTGAGCGCGCTCCTCGACGGGGCGGGTCCCGGAACCAGTACCGGCCCGCGGGCCGGCGCGGCCACCCCCGCCGTCGCCGACGCCGTCCGCGCCGTGCGCCGGGCCGGGCGTCGCCGGCACGTCACCGTGGCGGCGGTCCTCGTCGTCGCCGTCCTCGCCATGGCGCTCGTGCGCCTCCTCCTCGGGGACTTCACGGTCTCCTTCGTCGACTTCCTCCGCATCCTCGGCGGTGCGGAGATCCCCGGGGCGTCGTTCATCATCACCGAGAGCCGCCTGCCCCGGGTCGCGGTCGGCGCCATGGTGGGGCTCGCCCTCGGCGTCGCCGGCACGATCTTCCAGACGATGCTCCGCAACCCGTTGGCCAGCCCGGACATCCTCGGCATCAGCCTCGGGGCGTCGGCGGCCGCCGTCGCCGCGATCGTGCTCGCCGGCGCGAGCGGCCTCCCGGTCTCCCTCGCGGCCCTCGCCGGCGCGCTCCTCGTCGCCGTCGGCATGCACGCCCTGTCGCGCTCGGGCGTCGTGGGCGGGGACCGGTTCATCCTCATCGGGATCGGCGTCGCGGCCGTCATGCAGGCCGTCATCAACTTCCTCCTCGCCCGCACCGACCTGCGGACCGCGCAGGACGCCCTGGTGTGGCTGTCGGGCTCGCTCGGCCCGGCGAACGACCGCCGCGCCCTGTACCTCGGCGCCGCCCTCGTCGTGCTGCTGCCCGCGACGGCGGTGCTCTCCCGGCGGCTCGGCGTCCTCGAGCTCGGCGGGGAGGTCGCCTCGGGCCTCGGCCTGCGGGTGCGCCCCGCGACCCTGGGCCTCACCGTCGTCGCCGTCGCGCTGGTGGCCGCCGCCACGGCCGCGGCCGGACCCGTGGCGTTCGTCGCGTTCCTCGCCGGGCCCATCGCCCGGCGGCTCCTGGGCGGGCGCCCGAGCCTGCTCCTGTCCGGCCTCGTGGGCGCGCTCCTCGTCCTGGCCGCCGACTACGTCGCGGCCGAGATCCTGCCGGGTGCCGTCCCGGTCGGTGTCGTCACCGGCGCGACCGGCGCGCCCTTCCTGCTGTGGCTCCTCGCCACGGCCAACCGCGGAGGTCGGTCCGAGTGA